The following coding sequences are from one Culex quinquefasciatus strain JHB chromosome 1, VPISU_Cqui_1.0_pri_paternal, whole genome shotgun sequence window:
- the LOC6033691 gene encoding uncharacterized protein LOC6033691, whose amino-acid sequence MAAPPPADGGSTGFYVYVGNVPKTASEDQLRRFFGECRGILAFSFRLEDCTYCPTKIAFIKFANRDDQERAYGLNQQFFQGKRVFVASVDSEANFTPKFSVMVKNLNEYITEEDIYEHFKHIGTIECVQKPANNYGYVSFDRCESTQRALILKNRNLKGVDIEIQQVRRNICILLEKPTGPQFGSIREKCEELGLRYEPESESETKLLVTNIPRQAQEADILEYFGRFGKIVDWQMQKSVISVLTNSACVTYSDAKTARRVFLGGPHFFQGVCLDVYNPRITYGELQSTTAVLLKRTNVFLTNDEIYQAMNECGRVSYIHRVDSTRFCTIVRFRFAIAVSQAMRLKQIAGENVTVVRYTEPNYLTDTAPIPEAFPKSGVRMQKEELLRRLVEQEERLELSRLQTVPNEAYANPDGKFYRHEVQIMNYPIGTTLGQFRDYFRKHGTVINLREFIQGDCIGVAIVSFDTRLEARRACSMNQNFMNGKRLLIHMADEKLFLDPELCVGVMGLSTATTDEHIYDRFSEIGAVKFVLRETSGRAVVCMEHRRWLDAVMRVILVGKSRVQVSRLFGGPGPGNPNVPNNQFQPRQHGPPPSQGNGWMPGPQGVMPRPNMMPRGPAPRQVVPSRPNLRQVEIMQGNGRPPLLGQGPPMRPQFGNNGPPMMGSNGPPMMQGGPRMMGPNGPPMMQGGPMGSNGPPMMQGGPRMMGPNGPPMMQGGPMGSNGPPMMQGGPRMMGPNGPPMMQGGPMGTNGPRPMMQGGPGPGPGPMMQGGPMRPPGPMGMGPNGPPMPVVTQSMRRLMQVVEVQMNNIQAFSQMPMIEQFNLVHGIVNQFINFPQFVGLSADAKISYLISGVNGFNYANSFTLFTYPQQQTMISIIQADFLKTVSAPSVVPPNEAPVPGQPNPSQENVESIIDNDGVLAPWQTMKKTKMVITNKEKSPISEEISAQDRFEEAERLRNASEPTEEKEEVQIQETLSVSSGSDSIPPAPAPPIIDLAKSRSRSKSPMTLPTQYCRVARRRKSRSPRRKSRHRSRSPRGRRSRSPVRARRRSPSPRSRRRLSPISRALESRPISHISRRRRSLSKSPRRYTRDRSPARRRSHRRDSPPARSVRRSRTRSPRPHRRHISPPARRHSPIRRPSPVRRRSPSVVRSKSRSHSLSPLWDEEVALDEMSLDDFTHERSASLSLSPISDRGSPFDEDIADDRGHSAEPIGSTNDRTLFVNNLPYDTTDADLEELFGKYGEVVSHRFVEHPQNFETKRAYVTFDTLDQAVRGLDLHLKRHRQLLLRVAFVNKRQMWRAGFAVNVTVAKDYDELPIYETFKMCGEITCLWTRLFNSKKYCVIDFKHRDAVPIALEVRQLHNGWKCRVTAII is encoded by the exons GCACATCGGAACGATCGAGTGCGTGCAGAAGCCGGCCAACAACTACGGCTACGTTTCGTTCGATCGTTGCGAGAGCACTCAGCGGGCGTTGATCTTGAAGAACCGGAATCTGAAGGGCGTGGACATTGAGATACAGCAGGTGCGGAGGAATATCTGCATCTTGCTGGAGAAGCCCACCGGACCGCAGTTCGGTTCGATCCGGGAAAAGTGCGAGGAGTTGGGACTGCGTTATGAGCCGGAATCGGAGTCGGAAACGAAGCTGCTGGTGACCAACATTCCGCGCCAGGCGCAGGAAGCGGACATCCTGGAGTATTTCGGCCGGTTCGGGAAGATTGTGGACTGGCAGATGCAAAAGTCGGTCATTTCGGTGCTGACGAACAGTGCTTGTGTTACGTACAGTGACGCGAAAACGGCTCGCCGGGTGTTTTTGGGAGGACCGCACTTTTTCCAGGGCGTGTGTCTGG ATGTGTACAACCCACGGATTACGTACGGAGAGCTGCAGTCTACTACGGCCGTGCTCTTAAAACGGACCAACGTTT TCCTCACCAACGACGAGATCTACCAGGCGATGAACGAGTGTGGCCGGGTCAGCTATATCCATCGCGTCGACTCGACCCGGTTCTGCACGATTGTGCGGTTCCGCTTTGCGATCGCGGTTTCGCAGGCCATGAGGCTGAAGCAGATCGCCGGGGAAAACGTAACGGTCGTGCGATATACCGAAC caaATTATCTTACCGATACGGCACCGATTCCGGAAGCGTTCCCCAAGAGTGGCGTCCGGATGCAAAAGGAGGAACTTTTGCGCCGTTTGGTTGAGCAGGAGGAACGTCTCGAGCTGTCCCGGCTGCAAACCGTTCCGAACGAAGCGTACGCCAATCCGGACGGAAAGTTTTACCGGCATGAAG TGCAAATAATGAACTACCCGATCGGGACGACTCTCGGCCAGTTCCGGGACTACTTCCGCAAGCACGGCACCGTGATCAACCTGCGCGAGTTCATCCAGGGTGACTGCATTGGGGTTGCGATCGTGAGCTTCGATACTCGGCTGGAGGCGCGCCGGGCCTGCTCGATGAACCAGAACTTTATGAACGGCAAGCGGTTGCTGATCCACATGGCCGACGAGAAGCTGTTCCTGGATCCGGAGCTGTGCGTGGGCGTGATGGGTCTGTCGACGGCCACCACCGATGAGCACATTTACGATCGCTTCAGCGAGATTGGCGCCGTGAAGTTTGTGCTGCGTGAAACGAGTGGCCGGGCGGTCGTTTGCATGGAGCACCGGCGCTGGCTGGACGCGGTGATGCGCGTCATTTTGGTGGGAAAGAGTCGGGTTCAGGTGAGCCGATTGTTTGGCGGCCCCGGCCCGGGCAATCCGAACGTGCCAAACAACCAATTTCAGCCGCGGCAGCATGGGCCGCCGCCGTCGCAAGGAAACGGCTGGATGCCCGGGCCGCAGGGGGTTATGCCACGGCCAAACATGATGCCGCGCGGACCGGCGCCGAGACAGGTGGTGCCGTCGCGGCCAAATTTGCGCCAAGTAGAAATTATGCAAGGTAACGGAAGACCGCCGCTGCTCGGGCAGGGTCCACCGATGCGACCACAGTTCGGCAACAATGGTCCTCCGATGATGGGGTCAAATGGTCCTCCGATGATGCAAGGTGGACCCCGGATGATGGGCCCGAATGGTCCTCCGATGATGCAGGGAGGGCCAATGGGGTCAAATGGTCCCCCGATGATGCAAGGTGGACCCCGGATGATGGGCCCGAATGGTCCTCCGATGATGCAGGGAGGGCCAATGGGGTCAAATGGTCCCCCGATGATGCAAGGTGGACCCCGGATGATGGGCCCGAATGGACCTCCGATGATGCAGGGTGGACCGATGGGCACAAATGGCCCACGTCCGATGATGCAAGGTGGACCAGGACCGGGACCTGGACCGATGATGCAAGGCGGACCCATGCGACCACCGGGACCTATGGGAATGGGTCCTAATGGACCTCCGATGCCAGTCGTAACACAATCAATGAGACGTCTAATGCAGGTTGTTGAAGTACAAATGAACAACATTCAAGCCTTCAGTCAAATGCCAATGATTGAGCAGTTCAACCTGGTTCATGGAATCGTGAACCAGTTCATCAATTTTCCGCAGTTTGTCGGTTTGAGCGCAGACGCCAAGATCAGCTATCTAATCAGTGGCGTCAACGGCTTCAACTACGCAAATTCCTTCACACTTTTTACCTATCCACAGCAGCAAACGATGATTTCGATCATTCAAGCAGACTTTCTCAAAACCGTTAGCGCACCGTCGGTTGTGCCCCCTAATGAGGCACCAGTCCCAGGACAACCCAACCCTTCGCAAGAAAATGTCGAAAGTATCATCGACAACGACGGCGTTCTAGCCCCGTGGCAAACCatgaaaaagaccaaaatggtaATCACCAACAAGGAAAAGTCTCCAATCTCCGAAGAAATATCCGCTCAAGATCGCTTCGAAGAAGCCGAACGACTTCGCAATGCCAGCGAACCAaccgaagaaaaagaagaagttcAGATCCAGGAAACTCTTTCCGTGAGTTCCGGCTCGGATAGCATCCCACCGGCTCCGGCTCCACCGATCATAGACCTCGCCAAGTCCCGTTCCCGGTCAAAATCACCCATGACCCTGCCCACGCAGTACTGTCGCGTAGCCAGACGTCGAAAGTCTCGATCACCACGCCGAAAGAGCCGACACAGGTCCCGATCGCCACGCGGACGTCGATCGCGATCCCCCGTTCGAGCCAGACGCCGCTCTCCGTCGCCAAGATCACGCCGCAGGCTCAGCCCAATCTCTAGGGCTCTCGAGTCCCGCCCCATCTCGCACATCAGCCGTCGGCGTCGTTCGCTGTCCAAGTCACCCCGACGGTACACCCGCGATCGCAGCCCGGCGCGTCGCAGAAGCCACCGGAGAGATTCCCCGCCAGCCCGGAGCGTCCGCCGATCGCGGACTCGATCGCCCCGGCCACACCGACGGCACATTTCACCGCCAGCTCGCCGACACTCGCCAATCAGAAGACCTTCCCCGGTCAGGCGTAGATCGCCCTCGGTCGTGCGTTCCAAGTCACGATCCCACTCGTTGTCGCCCTTGTGGGACGAGGAGGTAGCGCTGGACGAGATGAGCCTGGACGACTTTACCCACGAAAGATCGGCATCACTGTCGTTGAGTCCCATTTCTGACCGGGGTTCACCGTTTGATGAAGACATTGCCGATGATCGTGGCCATAGCGCAGAACCGATAGGATCTACCAACGATCGAACGC TGTTCGTGAACAACCTACCGTACGACACGACCGACGCCGACCTGGAGGAACTGTTCGGCAAGTACGGCGAAGTCGTGTCGCACCGGTTCGTAGAACATCCGCAGAACTTTGAAACGAAGCGGGCGTACGTTACGTTCGATACGCTGGACCAGGCCGTTCGAGGGCTGGATCTTCACCTGAAGCGGCACCGCCAGCTTCTTCTGCGCGTTGCGTTCGTCAACAAGCGTCAGATGTGGCGCGCCGGCTTCGCGGTCAATGTGACCGTTGCGAAAG ATTACGACGAGCTGCCCATCTACGAGACGTTCAAGATGTGCGGCGAAATCACCTGCCTGTGGACGCGGCTGTTCAACTCGAAGAAGTACTGCGTGATCGACTTCAAACACCGGGACGCGGTTCCGATCGCGCTGGAGGTGCGCCAGCTGCACAACGGCTGGAAGTGTCGCGTGACGGCGATTATCTGA